Proteins from a genomic interval of Clostridium scatologenes:
- a CDS encoding nitroreductase family protein → MDTIKAIEERRSIRKFQDKIIPKETLENLLELATKAPSGKNRQPWRFVVLQNKKKNELVNIMRYVSSLYKKQNKSIGSFELSTNSINEASAVVLVFNAFSNFEEDYNHHRLLTDTQSIGASIQTLLLAAQDSKLGALWICDIFYCDKEICLWLNRKDELLAAVAIGYPDQSPYPRPRKPLQEIIEWF, encoded by the coding sequence ATGGATACAATAAAGGCAATAGAAGAGCGAAGAAGTATAAGAAAGTTTCAAGATAAAATAATACCAAAAGAAACACTTGAAAATTTACTGGAATTAGCAACGAAAGCACCTTCAGGTAAAAATCGTCAGCCATGGAGATTTGTTGTTCTTCAAAATAAGAAGAAAAACGAGTTAGTAAATATTATGAGATATGTATCAAGCTTATATAAAAAACAAAACAAATCTATTGGAAGTTTTGAATTAAGTACCAATTCAATTAATGAAGCATCGGCAGTAGTTTTAGTATTCAATGCATTTTCTAATTTCGAAGAAGACTATAATCATCATAGATTACTTACTGATACTCAATCCATAGGTGCATCTATACAAACACTTCTTTTGGCAGCACAGGATTCTAAATTAGGTGCTCTTTGGATTTGTGATATTTTTTATTGTGATAAAGAAATATGTTTATGGTTAAATCGTAAAGATGAGCTTTTGGCAGCTGTAGCTATAGGATATCCTGATCAATCACCATACCCACGACCACGAAAGCCATTGCAAGAAATTATAGAATGGTTTTAA
- a CDS encoding nitroreductase, with protein sequence MKITECINNRRSIRSFIDKEVKKDIIHELITLGTKAATGSGNEAWGFAVITDMDEMKQLSDDTKKYILENFEKYPYLKQYESWLTNEKFNIFYDAPCLLIIYGDTNSHWYTYDCTLAAGNIMLAASEYGIGTCWIGFGEHTLDTADFKSKHNVPSNYKLVCPMVLGYPKAQLTAPTRKPAPIFFHE encoded by the coding sequence ATGAAGATTACTGAATGCATAAATAATAGAAGAAGTATTCGATCTTTTATCGACAAAGAGGTTAAAAAAGATATTATCCATGAGTTAATTACTCTTGGGACCAAAGCTGCTACTGGTTCTGGAAATGAGGCTTGGGGTTTTGCTGTTATAACTGATATGGATGAAATGAAGCAGCTATCTGATGATACAAAAAAATACATACTTGAAAACTTTGAAAAATATCCATATCTAAAACAGTATGAAAGCTGGTTAACCAATGAAAAATTCAACATTTTTTATGATGCTCCTTGTTTGTTAATAATCTATGGTGACACTAATTCTCACTGGTATACTTATGACTGCACTTTAGCTGCTGGTAACATTATGCTTGCTGCTAGTGAATATGGAATTGGAACTTGCTGGATAGGCTTTGGGGAACACACTCTTGATACTGCGGATTTTAAATCAAAACATAATGTTCCAAGTAACTACAAATTGGTATGTCCTATGGTTCTTGGATACCCTAAAGCTCAACTAACAGCTCCTACTAGAAAACCAGCA